One Citrobacter amalonaticus genomic window carries:
- a CDS encoding alpha-2-macroglobulin family protein yields the protein MKHIRVVACMLMLALAGCDNNDKALTVGKKDAPATQSASVAQPEAEKKAEKDTAKLQKLAQQSEGKALTLLDTSEVQLDGASTLVLTFSIPLDPEQDFARIVHVVDKKSGKVDGAWELSPNLKELRLRHLEPNRDLLVTIERDLRALNKAIFEINYEKSLTTRDIQPSVGFASRGSLLPGKVVEGLPVMALNVNNVDVNFFRVKPESLAAFVSQWEYRNSMSNWESDNLLKMADLVYTGRFDLNPARNTREKLLLPLSEIKPLQQAGVYVAVMTKAGQYEYSNAATLFTLSDIGVSVHRYQNRLDVFTQSLENGAAQQGVDVALLDEKGQTLAKATSDAKGHVQLENHQNAALLLARKEGQTTLLDLKLPALDLAEFDIAGDPGYSKQFFMFGPRDLYRPGETVILNGLLRDSDGKTLPDQPVKLEVVKPDGQVIRTVVSQPDNGLYRFTYSLDSGAPTGMWHIRANTGDNQSRMWDFHVEDFMPERMALNLTSQKTPLAPSDEVKFSVVGYYLYGAPANGNALQGQLYLRPLRDAVPSLPGFQFGNIAEENLSRSLDEVQLTLDETGRGDISTNSAWRETHSPLKVILQASLLESGGRPVTRRAEQAIWPADTLPGIRPQFAVKAVYDYRTDTTVNQPIVDEDSNAAFDIVYVDAQGEKKAVSGLQVRLIRERRDYYWDWLESEGWQSRFDQKDLVEGEQTLDLKADETGKVTFPVEWGAYRLEVKAPNDAISSIRFWAGYSWQDNSDGSGAARPDRVTLKLDKPAYRPGDTMKLHIAAPAAGKGYAMVESSEGPLWWQEIDVPAQGLDLSIPVDKSWNRHDLYLSTLVVRPGDKSRSATPKRAVGLLHLPLGDENRRLDLALESPAKMRPNQPLTVKIKASSKNGGTPKQVNVLVSAVDSGVLNITDYVTPDPWQAFFGQKRYGADIYDIYGQVIEGQGRLAALRFGGDGDELKRGGKPPVNHVNIVAQQAQPVTLNEQGEGSVTLPIGDFNGELRVMAQAWTADDFGSNESKTIVAAPVIAELNMPRFMAGGDTSRLVLDVTNLTDRPQSLNVTLTASGLIELVSDQPAQVNLEPGVRTTLFVPVRAKEGFGDGELYATLSGLNVPGEDIGPQQKQWKIGVRPAFPAQTVNNGVMLQPGESWTLPEEGLTNFSPVTVQGQLLFSGKPPLNLARYIRELKAYPYGCLEQTTSGLFPSLYTSAAQLQALGIAGDTDEKRRAAIETGIARLLQMQRDNGGFALWDKNGPEEYWLTAYAMDFLVRAGEQGYSVPAAGINQGNARLLRYLQDPGMMSIRYTSNTQASKFAVQAYAALVLARQQKAPLGALREIWERRSQAASGLPLLQLGMALKAMGDAKRSDDAVALALSTPRHDERQWLADYGSPLRDNALMLALLEENNLKPDVQNSLLNTLSEQAFGQRWLSTQENNALFLAARSLQDLPGTWQAQTSLAEQPLTGEKAQTRNLDADQLAALQVTNNGAQPMWLRLDVSGYPQSAPAPASNVLQIERHILGSDGQSKSLDSLRSGELVLVWLEVKASQDVPDALVVDLLPAGLELENQNLANGSASLQDSGSEVQNLLNQMQQADIQHVEFRDDRFVAAVAVNRGQPVTLVYLARAVTPGTYQVPMPMVESMYVPQWRATGAAEGILIVKP from the coding sequence AAAAAAGCGGCAAAGTCGATGGCGCATGGGAACTGTCGCCGAATCTGAAAGAGCTGCGTCTACGCCACCTGGAACCTAATCGTGACCTGCTGGTGACCATTGAGCGCGATCTCAGGGCGCTGAACAAAGCGATCTTCGAAATTAACTATGAGAAAAGCCTCACCACGCGTGATATCCAGCCTAGCGTAGGCTTTGCCAGCCGCGGTTCACTGCTGCCGGGGAAAGTGGTGGAAGGGCTGCCAGTGATGGCGCTCAACGTGAACAACGTAGACGTTAACTTCTTCCGCGTGAAACCCGAATCGCTGGCGGCCTTTGTCAGTCAGTGGGAGTATCGGAATTCAATGTCCAACTGGGAGTCCGACAATCTGCTGAAAATGGCGGATTTGGTCTACACCGGTCGCTTCGATCTCAATCCTGCGCGTAACACCCGCGAAAAACTCCTTCTGCCGCTGAGCGAGATTAAGCCGCTGCAGCAGGCGGGGGTCTACGTTGCGGTGATGACCAAAGCCGGGCAGTACGAGTACAGCAACGCCGCAACGTTGTTCACGCTCAGCGACATCGGCGTCTCGGTCCACCGCTATCAGAACCGACTCGATGTGTTTACGCAAAGTCTGGAGAATGGCGCCGCGCAGCAGGGGGTAGATGTCGCTTTGCTGGATGAAAAAGGACAGACCCTGGCGAAAGCGACCAGCGATGCGAAAGGCCATGTACAGCTTGAAAACCACCAGAATGCCGCGCTGTTGCTGGCGCGTAAAGAGGGGCAAACCACGCTGCTGGATCTGAAACTCCCGGCGCTGGATCTAGCGGAGTTTGATATCGCGGGGGATCCCGGCTACAGCAAACAGTTCTTTATGTTTGGCCCGCGCGATCTCTATCGTCCCGGCGAGACGGTGATCCTCAACGGTCTACTGCGTGACAGCGACGGTAAGACGCTGCCCGATCAGCCAGTGAAGCTGGAAGTGGTTAAGCCGGACGGCCAGGTGATTCGTACTGTCGTCAGTCAACCGGATAACGGGCTGTATCGCTTTACTTATTCGCTGGACAGCGGCGCGCCGACCGGAATGTGGCACATTCGCGCCAACACGGGCGATAACCAAAGTCGGATGTGGGATTTCCACGTTGAAGATTTCATGCCGGAGCGAATGGCGCTGAATCTCACCAGCCAAAAAACGCCTTTGGCGCCGTCTGACGAGGTGAAATTCTCGGTGGTTGGCTACTACCTCTACGGTGCCCCGGCGAATGGCAATGCCTTGCAGGGACAGCTGTATCTGCGCCCGCTGCGTGATGCTGTACCGTCATTGCCAGGCTTCCAGTTTGGCAATATTGCCGAGGAAAACCTGTCGCGCAGTCTCGATGAAGTCCAACTGACGCTGGATGAAACCGGACGTGGCGACATCAGCACCAACAGCGCATGGCGTGAAACCCACTCACCGTTGAAGGTCATTTTGCAGGCCAGTCTGCTGGAGTCCGGTGGTCGTCCAGTAACGCGTCGCGCTGAGCAGGCGATCTGGCCGGCCGACACATTACCGGGTATCCGTCCGCAATTTGCGGTGAAAGCGGTGTATGACTACCGCACCGATACCACGGTGAATCAGCCGATTGTCGATGAAGACAGCAACGCCGCTTTTGACATTGTCTATGTCGATGCCCAGGGAGAGAAGAAAGCGGTCTCCGGGTTACAGGTGCGTTTGATTCGTGAGCGTCGCGACTACTACTGGGACTGGCTGGAAAGCGAAGGCTGGCAGTCGCGCTTTGATCAAAAAGATCTGGTGGAAGGTGAGCAGACGCTGGATCTGAAAGCCGATGAAACCGGCAAAGTGACATTCCCGGTCGAATGGGGTGCCTACCGACTGGAAGTGAAAGCGCCAAACGATGCGATCAGCAGCATCCGTTTCTGGGCGGGCTACAGCTGGCAGGATAACAGTGATGGCAGCGGGGCGGCGCGGCCGGATCGCGTTACGTTGAAGCTGGATAAACCAGCCTATCGTCCGGGCGACACCATGAAGCTGCATATTGCGGCGCCGGCGGCGGGGAAAGGCTATGCGATGGTGGAATCCAGTGAAGGTCCGCTGTGGTGGCAGGAAATTGATGTCCCGGCGCAAGGGCTGGATCTCTCCATTCCGGTCGATAAGTCGTGGAATCGCCACGATCTATACCTGAGCACGCTGGTGGTGCGTCCGGGGGATAAATCCCGTTCTGCAACGCCGAAACGTGCCGTAGGGTTGCTGCATCTACCGCTGGGGGATGAAAACCGACGTCTGGATTTGGCGCTGGAAAGCCCGGCCAAAATGCGTCCGAACCAGCCGTTGACCGTGAAGATCAAGGCCAGCAGTAAAAATGGCGGGACGCCAAAACAGGTCAACGTCCTGGTGTCGGCGGTGGACAGCGGTGTGTTGAACATTACCGATTACGTTACGCCGGATCCGTGGCAGGCCTTCTTCGGGCAAAAACGCTACGGCGCGGATATTTATGACATTTATGGCCAGGTGATTGAGGGCCAGGGGCGTCTGGCAGCACTGCGCTTTGGTGGTGATGGCGACGAACTGAAGCGTGGCGGTAAACCGCCGGTCAACCATGTAAACATCGTGGCGCAGCAGGCGCAACCGGTCACGCTGAATGAGCAGGGTGAGGGCAGTGTGACGCTGCCGATTGGCGATTTTAATGGTGAACTGCGCGTGATGGCGCAGGCGTGGACGGCGGATGACTTTGGCAGCAATGAAAGCAAAACTATCGTCGCCGCCCCGGTCATTGCTGAGCTGAATATGCCGCGCTTTATGGCCGGTGGCGATACCTCGCGACTGGTGCTGGACGTGACCAACCTTACCGATCGACCACAGTCACTGAACGTGACGCTGACCGCCAGCGGACTGATCGAACTGGTCAGCGACCAGCCTGCGCAGGTCAATCTGGAGCCGGGCGTGCGTACGACCTTGTTTGTTCCTGTTCGTGCGAAAGAAGGATTTGGTGATGGTGAACTGTATGCGACGTTAAGCGGATTGAACGTGCCGGGAGAAGACATCGGACCGCAGCAAAAGCAGTGGAAGATTGGCGTCCGTCCGGCATTCCCGGCGCAAACGGTCAACAACGGCGTGATGCTGCAACCGGGTGAAAGCTGGACCCTTCCCGAGGAAGGGTTGACGAATTTCTCTCCGGTGACGGTACAGGGCCAACTACTGTTCAGTGGTAAACCGCCGTTAAACCTGGCGCGCTACATTCGCGAGCTGAAGGCGTATCCTTACGGCTGTCTGGAGCAGACCACCAGCGGCCTGTTCCCGTCGCTTTATACCAGTGCCGCGCAGCTACAAGCGCTGGGCATCGCGGGCGATACCGACGAGAAGCGTCGTGCGGCAATTGAAACCGGGATTGCCCGCCTGTTGCAAATGCAGCGTGATAACGGTGGTTTTGCGCTGTGGGACAAAAATGGTCCAGAAGAGTACTGGCTGACCGCCTATGCGATGGATTTCCTGGTCCGGGCGGGTGAGCAGGGCTATAGCGTTCCAGCGGCGGGGATCAATCAGGGCAACGCGCGCCTGCTGCGATATCTGCAGGATCCGGGAATGATGTCGATTCGCTACACCAGCAACACACAGGCAAGCAAATTTGCCGTGCAGGCTTATGCCGCGCTGGTCCTGGCGCGGCAGCAAAAAGCCCCGCTTGGCGCGTTACGTGAGATCTGGGAACGGCGCAGTCAGGCGGCGTCCGGCTTACCGCTGCTGCAATTAGGCATGGCGTTGAAAGCGATGGGCGACGCGAAACGAAGTGACGATGCGGTTGCACTGGCGCTCTCCACCCCGCGTCACGATGAACGTCAGTGGCTGGCCGATTACGGTAGTCCGCTTCGCGATAACGCCCTGATGCTGGCGCTGCTGGAAGAGAATAACCTGAAGCCGGACGTCCAGAACTCGCTGCTGAACACGCTCTCTGAACAAGCGTTTGGTCAGCGCTGGCTGTCAACGCAGGAGAATAATGCGCTGTTCCTGGCAGCCCGTTCGCTGCAGGATCTACCCGGTACCTGGCAGGCGCAGACTTCTCTCGCGGAGCAACCGCTGACGGGAGAGAAAGCGCAAACCCGTAACCTGGATGCCGATCAGCTTGCGGCGTTGCAGGTGACGAATAACGGTGCTCAACCGATGTGGTTGCGTCTGGACGTGAGCGGCTATCCGCAATCGGCTCCGGCACCCGCCAGCAATGTGCTGCAGATTGAGCGTCATATTCTGGGCAGTGACGGGCAGAGCAAATCGCTGGATTCCCTGCGTAGTGGTGAACTTGTTCTGGTCTGGCTGGAAGTGAAAGCCAGTCAGGACGTGCCGGATGCGTTGGTGGTGGATCTGCTGCCAGCCGGGCTGGAACTGGAAAACCAGAATCTGGCCAACGGTAGCGCCAGCTTGCAGGACAGCGGCAGCGAGGTGCAAAACCTGCTCAATCAGATGCAACAGGCAGATATTCAGCACGTTGAGTTTCGGGATGACCGCTTTGTTGCCGCCGTGGCGGTGAATCGTGGACAGCCGGTGACGCTGGTCTATCTGGCGCGTGCGGTGACGCCTGGAACCTATCAGGTGCCGATGCCTATGGTGGAATCGATGTATGTTCCACAATGGCGGGCAACCGGTGCGGCCGAAGGCATTCTGATTGTTAAGCCGTAA